A genomic window from Salvia miltiorrhiza cultivar Shanhuang (shh) chromosome 5, IMPLAD_Smil_shh, whole genome shotgun sequence includes:
- the LOC131026333 gene encoding protein CHUP1, chloroplastic-like — protein MKEEIPSENRAKASRFADQNEVLKDQNRSNVKGNSNFSRMKSSWGSHIVKGFSAADKKTKTRVLQTTAQVKKPPLNASDTTKNHAAVPNSRIKRSLIADLTCSINATQVHPQALHSHTKTKSIGSSEDLFHEIDHLRTLLQESKDRELSLQADLSEFKRNSKELESKKIEMDGLLKRVELLEKEKANLSGQLVSLASVMGKQDEVAVGVAVSQEHDTATSVELEVVELRRLNMELQLQKRNLSGRISSLEAQLTTNTKVSEGDVLEKIKAEASVLRHANEDLCKQVEGLQISRLNEVEELAYLRWVNSCLRDELRSCSGTTSDKPSSPSSVDKRRESICFSPFKIDEDSDEIATKRLYLVKKFKKWPITDEDLQQMKYKDNLVACSWDDQQTSGRRHSISGVNCSQEDVVLNKKRQSDSFMCSKESDKRAEELVSQKYDLEVSNRPHVFNSCQEICRVTASLDVEKRALRIPNPPPRPSCSGLTGPKEENSSLSVAPAVPPPPPPPPPPPPKSMARASTGMVQRAPQVVEFYHSLMKRESRKECLNSGSADASDVANVRSSMIGEIENRSYHLLAIKADVETQGEFVNSLIREVNNAVFQNIEDVVAFVKWLDDELCFLVDERAVLKHFEWPEKRADTLREAAFGYRDLKKLEHEISTYKDEAGLPCEIALKKMAALSERMERSVHNILRTRDSLMRNCKDFQIPTDWMLDMGILSKIKFGSVKLAKMYMKRVAMELQFKGTWEKDSSLDYMVLQGVRFAFRIHQFAGGFDAETMHAFEELRDLAVVLTKSGD, from the exons ATGAAAGAAGAAATCCCATCCGAGAACAGAGCGAAAGCATCAAGATTCGCTGATCAAAACGAAGTTCTGAAAGATCAAAACCGCAGCAATGTGAAAGGAAACAGCAATTTTTCGAGGATGAAATCTTCGTGGGGCTCTCACATAGTGAAGGGATTCTCAGCCGCGGACAAGAAGACTAAAACACGAGTGCTGCAGACCACAGCTCAGGTGAAGAAGCCTCCCCTCAACGCCTCCGACACCACCAAGAATCATGCCGCGGTTCCCAATTCAAGAATCAAGAGATCGCTCATTGCTGACCTCACCTGCTCGATCAATGCCACACAAGTTCATCCACAAGCTCTTCACAGCCACACCAAGACCAAGTCAATTGGGTCGTCCGAGGATTTGTTCCATGAGATCGATCATTTGAGGACTCTGCTGCAAGAATCCAAGGATAGGGAGCTGAGCCTGCAAGCTGACTTATCTGAGTTCAAGAGGAATTCAAAGGAGCTTGAGTCCAAGAAGATTGAAATGGACGGCCTTTTGAAGAGAGTGGAGTTGCTCGAGAAGGAAAAGGCCAACCTTTCTGGACAGTTGGTGTCTTTAGCTTCTGTGATGGGGAAGCAAGATGAGGTGGCTGTAGGTGTAGCTGTAAGCCAAGAGCATGATACTGCTACTTCAGTCGAGCTCGAGGTTGTTGAGTTGAGGCGCTTGAACATGGAGCTGCAGCTTCAGAAGAGAAATCTTTCAGGCCGGATTTCCTCATTGGAGGCTCAGTTAACCACCAATACCAAAGTCTCTGAG GGCGACGTTCTTGAGAAGATTAAAGCCGAGGCCTCTGTGCTGCGGCATGCGAATGAGGACCTCTGCAAGCAAGTGGAAGGTCTTCAAATAAGCCGGTTGAATGAAGTGGAAGAGCTAGCTTACCTTCGATGGGTGAATTCGTGTTTAAGAGATGAACTGCGCAGTTGTTCTGGCACAACTTCGGATAAGCCATCAAGTCCGAGTTCTGTTGATAAGAGGAGGGAATCTATATGCTTTTCGCCTTTCAAGATTGATGAGGATTCTGATGAGATTGCCACAAAGAGGTTGTATCTTGTGAAGAAGTTCAAGAAATGGCCTATTACAGATGAAGACTTGCAACAGATGAAATACAAGGACAATCTTGTTGCTTGTAGTTGGGATGATCAGCAAACCTCCGGTAGAAGGCACTCTATCAGTGGGGTAAATTGTTCCCAAGAAGACGTTGTTCTGAACAAGAAACGCCAATCTGATAGTTTTATGTGTTCCAAGGAATCGGATAAGAGGGCCGAGGAACTAGTATCTCAAAAATATGATTTGGAAGTTAGCAATAGGCCTCATGTATTCAACAGTTGTCAGGAAATTTGTAGAGTGACAGCTTCATTGGATGTCGAAAAAAGGGCCTTAAGAATCCCTAATCCCCCTCCAAGGCCTTCCTGCAGTGGGTTAACTGGACCAAAAGAAGAAAATTCTAGTCTGAGTGTTGCTCCTGCAGTCCCTCCaccaccccctccccctccccctccacctCCAAAATCAATGGCTAGGGCCTCAACGGGGATGGTGCAACGAGCTCCACAAGTAGTCGAGTTCTATCACTCACTCATGAAGAGGGAGTCTAGGAAAGAGTGCTTGAATTCAGGGAGTGCAGATGCATCTGATGTTGCAAATGTTCGTAGCAGCATGATTGGTGAGATTGAGAATCGATCATATCATTTGCTTGCG ATAAAAGCGGATGTGGAGACTCAAGGCGAATTTGTGAACTCCCTCATACGAGAGGTGAATAATGCGGTTTTCCAAAACATTGAAGACGTGGTTGCATTTGTGAAATGGCTTGATGATGAACTCTGCTTTCTT GTGGATGAAAGGGCAGTTCTAAAGCATTTTGAGTGGCCAGAAAAGAGGGCCGACACATTGAGAGAGGCAGCATTTGGATACAGAGATCTGAAGAAACTGGAGCACGAAATTTCAACATACAAGGATGAAGCTGGTTTGCCATGTGAAATCGCATTGAAGAAAATGGCAGCTTTGTCCGAGAG GATGGAGCGCAGCGTGCATAACATTCTCCGAACAAGAGACTCATTGATGAGAAACTGCAAGGACTTCCAAATTCCCACAGACTGGATGCTGGATATGGGAATTCTAAGCAAG ATAAAGTTTGGGTCTGTAAAACTTGCAAAAATGTACATGAAGAGAGTGGCGATGGAACTTCAGTTCAAAGGGACGTGGGAGAAAGATTCATCACTGGATTATATGGTGCTGCAAGGAGTCAGATTTGCTTTCAGAATTCATCAG TTTGCTGGAGGATTTGATGCGGAAACCATGCATGCATTCGAGGAGCTTCGAGATCTTGCTGTTGT